Proteins from a single region of Chryseobacterium sp. T16E-39:
- a CDS encoding ammonium transporter, whose translation MKIGLKWIVSFTVISGVAIGGLFWTPATDLPNSGEFLSDDKIVGADVAWILAAAGLVLLMTPGLSFFYGGMVGKKNVISTMLQSFIALGVISILWVVVGFSLSFGDSLGFEINGQHYGLIGNPFSYPFFNHVGVLPHKEMASTIPFILFALFQMKFAVITPALITGSFAERVRFISYLLFMILFSICIYTPLCHMVWHPDGLLNKYFGVKDFAGGTVVHMSAGFAALAGAIVVGKRKNPHHEPSNIPFVLLGTGMLWFGWFGFNAGSALGANATAAIAFGTTTIASASAMMTWILFDRINGRSVSALGACIGAVVGLVAITPGCGFVSIPESLFIGFIAAIVSNVMMNWKRLKNIDDTLDVFACHGVGGIMGMILTAIFAHGEKASLLHGGIEVFIHHMIALVLVSAFAFFGSLILYKVTNRMITLRVSEESENIGLDRSQHEESLNC comes from the coding sequence ATGAAAATTGGTTTAAAATGGATTGTTTCTTTTACTGTCATTTCAGGGGTTGCCATTGGAGGTTTGTTCTGGACTCCGGCAACGGATCTGCCTAATTCAGGGGAATTTTTAAGTGACGATAAAATTGTAGGTGCTGACGTTGCATGGATTTTGGCGGCTGCAGGTCTGGTATTACTTATGACCCCCGGGTTATCTTTCTTTTATGGTGGAATGGTGGGAAAAAAGAATGTGATCTCTACGATGTTGCAAAGCTTTATTGCTTTAGGGGTTATTTCCATTCTTTGGGTGGTTGTTGGATTTTCTTTGTCGTTCGGTGATTCTCTTGGTTTTGAAATAAACGGACAGCATTATGGTTTAATAGGTAACCCTTTTAGCTATCCATTTTTCAATCATGTTGGTGTTTTGCCACATAAAGAGATGGCATCCACTATTCCTTTTATTTTATTTGCCCTTTTTCAGATGAAGTTTGCAGTGATTACTCCTGCGCTGATTACAGGTTCTTTTGCAGAACGGGTACGTTTTATTTCCTATTTGTTGTTCATGATCCTTTTCAGTATATGCATTTATACTCCGCTTTGTCATATGGTATGGCATCCTGATGGGTTGCTGAATAAATATTTTGGCGTAAAGGATTTTGCTGGTGGAACTGTCGTTCATATGAGTGCGGGATTTGCAGCTTTGGCTGGAGCGATAGTTGTTGGAAAAAGGAAAAATCCGCATCATGAACCTTCGAATATTCCATTTGTGCTTTTAGGAACCGGAATGCTTTGGTTTGGCTGGTTTGGATTTAATGCAGGATCTGCTTTGGGAGCTAATGCTACAGCTGCTATCGCCTTTGGAACAACAACAATAGCATCCGCTTCAGCGATGATGACCTGGATATTGTTTGATAGGATCAATGGAAGAAGTGTGTCTGCACTGGGGGCATGCATTGGTGCTGTAGTAGGGTTGGTTGCTATTACTCCCGGATGTGGTTTCGTATCTATTCCTGAAAGCTTGTTTATCGGATTTATTGCAGCTATTGTTTCTAATGTAATGATGAATTGGAAAAGACTTAAAAATATCGATGATACATTAGATGTTTTTGCCTGTCATGGAGTAGGGGGAATTATGGGGATGATCTTAACTGCCATTTTTGCACATGGTGAAAAGGCTAGTCTTTTACATGGCGGAATTGAGGTTTTCATTCATCATATGATCGCTTTGGTACTGGTGTCAGCATTTGCTTTTTTTGGATCTCTGATTTTGTATAAGGTGACCAATAGAATGATTACATTAAGGGTATCCGAAGAATCTGAAAATATCGGATTGGACAGGTCTCAGCATGAAGAAAGCCTCAACTGCTAG
- a CDS encoding transporter, whose protein sequence is MKMFKQAVLLAGILTAGVASAQSVQMNNMLKVGANVGLAVPSDNLSAAVGVDVAYQNLITPGFGLGIATGYSHYFGKENNGYKNNDVGVIPVAALIRIYPKQTGFYFGTDLGYGFLVGDDKVASNTLVDRPSGGFYIKPEIGYHNKDWNFFVQYQKVFTGSKGDLVNQDYNVGNIGVGFSYNIALGK, encoded by the coding sequence ATGAAAATGTTTAAACAAGCAGTTTTATTGGCTGGAATTTTAACAGCAGGTGTTGCAAGTGCACAGAGCGTACAGATGAACAATATGCTTAAAGTAGGAGCGAATGTTGGATTAGCTGTTCCTTCTGATAACCTTTCAGCTGCTGTAGGAGTGGATGTGGCTTACCAAAATCTGATTACTCCAGGGTTTGGTTTAGGTATCGCAACTGGTTATTCCCATTATTTTGGAAAAGAGAACAACGGATATAAAAATAATGACGTAGGAGTAATTCCTGTTGCTGCATTAATAAGAATTTATCCTAAACAAACTGGTTTCTATTTTGGAACTGACTTAGGATACGGTTTCCTTGTAGGAGATGATAAAGTAGCTTCAAATACTTTGGTTGACAGACCAAGCGGAGGTTTTTATATCAAACCTGAAATAGGATACCATAACAAAGACTGGAATTTCTTCGTACAATATCAGAAGGTATTTACTGGAAGCAAAGGCGATTTAGTGAATCAGGACTACAATGTAGGTAACATTGGTGTCGGATTTTCTTACAATATTGCATTAGGAAAGTAG
- a CDS encoding helix-turn-helix transcriptional regulator — translation MSSNKNALIRYKTLDKCLKNKYRQYTLEDLIDECSEALFEFEGKESFVSKRTVQLDLQNMRSEKFGYEAPIEVYDRKYYRYSDPEYSIHNISVNESDLKAMNNAIQILKQFKDFSMFKDMNGVIQKLEDSIHSTSQKSIIHLDKNERLKGLEHIDILYESILNRKVLRILYKSFKAKESDYYTVHPQLLKEYNNRWFLICWFKNKMYNLALDRMEQISIDEKTAYIDKEFDSDRYFGEVIGVTVSDGQRPQNVVFKVNAKHAPYVKTKPFHHSQVIVKEDEAGTIFKICVQLNFELERMILGLGEFITVIKPDKLRRRIQTSLKEAYENYQNLNRDEQA, via the coding sequence ATGTCATCCAATAAAAATGCACTCATCCGTTACAAGACACTGGATAAATGTCTGAAAAATAAATACCGCCAATATACATTGGAAGATCTTATTGATGAGTGTTCGGAAGCGCTTTTTGAATTTGAGGGCAAAGAATCATTTGTCAGTAAAAGAACGGTACAGTTGGATCTGCAGAATATGCGCAGCGAGAAATTCGGATATGAGGCTCCTATTGAAGTGTATGATAGGAAATACTACCGGTATAGTGATCCGGAATACAGTATCCATAATATTTCTGTGAATGAAAGTGATCTGAAAGCAATGAATAATGCCATTCAGATTTTAAAGCAGTTTAAAGATTTTTCGATGTTTAAAGATATGAATGGGGTGATCCAGAAACTGGAAGACTCGATTCACTCTACCAGCCAGAAGTCGATCATTCATCTCGATAAGAATGAACGGTTGAAGGGGCTGGAACATATTGATATACTATATGAAAGTATCTTAAACAGGAAAGTGTTGAGGATTCTCTATAAAAGTTTTAAAGCAAAAGAATCTGATTATTATACCGTTCACCCACAACTGCTGAAAGAATATAACAACCGTTGGTTCCTTATCTGTTGGTTTAAAAATAAAATGTACAACCTGGCATTAGACAGGATGGAGCAGATTTCTATTGATGAAAAGACAGCCTATATTGATAAAGAGTTTGATTCTGATCGATACTTCGGTGAAGTTATTGGGGTTACTGTTTCAGATGGGCAGCGTCCCCAAAATGTTGTTTTTAAAGTGAATGCAAAACATGCCCCTTATGTTAAAACAAAACCTTTTCATCATTCACAGGTGATTGTTAAAGAAGATGAAGCAGGAACTATATTTAAAATATGTGTTCAGCTAAATTTCGAATTAGAAAGAATGATATTGGGGCTGGGCGAGTTTATAACCGTTATAAAGCCGGATAAACTTAGAAGGAGAATCCAGACCAGTCTGAAAGAAGCGTATGAGAATTATCAGAATCTTAATAGGGATGAACAGGCCTGA
- a CDS encoding L-serine ammonia-lyase, which produces MESISVFEIIKVGIGPSSSHTMGPWNAASAFIRIIKRERSIAEVKEVFLEFFGSLAKTGIGHGTDIAGMLGLNGEDFKTINTSKIDEKIEKIKSDQMINLGGEKEIPFIYGYHLVLNMQKSLDFHPNGMIFRAVFEDGTELVQDFYSVGGGFIASQEKNSIEKHCVRTLYPCHHGSDIVKYCEKLGFKKFSDLIFINEESWRTQEETRQEALNIWTQIKECIYKGVNKEGILPGGLNVTRRAAGINRKLLGDKIYKNIDEWFQQVVDAEENFTNINKWIACFALAVNEENASFGRIITAPTNGASGVIPAVLMYAQAFTPFTNEDDIVRFLLVAGEIGTLFKKNATISAAMGGCQAEVGVSSAMAAAGLTEILGGSIGQVLMAAEIAMEHHLGLTCDPIKGLVQIPCIERNTMGAMKAITAANIALESDPTKARVTLDEVIQTMWETAQSMSDRFKETSEGGLAIAVNVPEC; this is translated from the coding sequence ATGGAATCAATATCAGTATTTGAAATTATTAAAGTAGGGATCGGTCCGTCCAGTTCGCACACGATGGGGCCATGGAATGCAGCTTCTGCATTTATCAGAATTATCAAAAGAGAAAGATCAATCGCGGAAGTAAAGGAAGTTTTCCTTGAGTTTTTCGGCTCTTTAGCAAAAACGGGGATTGGACACGGAACAGATATCGCCGGAATGCTTGGATTGAACGGTGAAGATTTTAAAACGATCAATACTTCAAAAATTGATGAGAAAATAGAGAAGATAAAAAGTGACCAGATGATTAATCTGGGAGGGGAAAAGGAAATTCCCTTTATCTACGGTTATCATTTGGTTCTCAATATGCAAAAATCTTTAGACTTTCATCCTAATGGGATGATCTTCAGGGCTGTTTTTGAAGATGGAACTGAACTGGTTCAGGACTTTTATTCTGTAGGCGGTGGGTTTATTGCAAGTCAGGAAAAAAATTCCATAGAAAAACACTGTGTTCGGACATTGTACCCATGTCACCACGGTTCGGATATTGTAAAATATTGTGAAAAACTAGGATTTAAAAAGTTTTCGGATTTGATTTTTATCAATGAAGAAAGCTGGAGAACCCAGGAAGAGACCAGACAGGAGGCATTGAACATATGGACACAAATCAAAGAATGTATCTATAAAGGTGTAAATAAAGAAGGGATCTTACCTGGAGGGTTAAACGTTACCAGAAGAGCTGCCGGAATCAACAGAAAACTTTTAGGGGATAAAATTTATAAAAATATTGATGAATGGTTTCAACAGGTTGTTGATGCAGAAGAGAATTTTACAAATATCAATAAATGGATCGCCTGTTTCGCATTAGCAGTAAATGAAGAAAATGCGAGTTTCGGAAGGATTATCACTGCTCCTACTAATGGGGCAAGTGGAGTAATTCCTGCTGTTTTAATGTATGCACAAGCTTTCACACCTTTCACGAACGAAGATGATATCGTAAGATTTTTATTAGTTGCTGGAGAGATTGGAACTTTGTTTAAAAAGAATGCCACTATTTCTGCAGCAATGGGGGGATGCCAGGCTGAGGTGGGCGTTTCTTCCGCAATGGCAGCAGCAGGCCTAACTGAGATCTTAGGTGGAAGTATAGGACAGGTATTAATGGCGGCTGAAATCGCAATGGAACATCACTTAGGTCTAACCTGTGATCCTATCAAAGGTTTGGTGCAGATTCCATGTATTGAAAGAAATACAATGGGTGCCATGAAAGCAATTACAGCAGCGAATATCGCTCTTGAAAGCGATCCTACAAAGGCAAGAGTAACTCTTGATGAGGTTATTCAGACCATGTGGGAAACAGCACAATCGATGAGTGACCGGTTTAAAGAAACTTCAGAAGGCGGATTGGCTATTGCGGTGAATGTTCCTGAGTGTTAG
- a CDS encoding cation:proton antiporter: MNLGKYRNIIFYIVTIAVFSCLMYFFMIEGQTLEVKGNIVAKTNGGSSWDNFAEAFKTNIHHPLALLLAQIVTIILVARLFGWICMKIKQPTVIGEMIAGIVLGPSLLGMYFPEFSAFIFPKESLGNLQFLSQIGLILFMYIVGMELDLSILRKKAHDAVVISHASIIIPFALGIGLSYYIYQQFAPAGIQFTSFSLFIAISMSITAFPVLARIVQERNLHKTKIGTIVITCAAADDITAWCILAAVIAIVKAGSFSGSVFVILMAILYVFIMIKAVRPFLQRIAESQKGKGFISKALVAIFFLVLIISSYATEVIGIHALFGAFMAGAIMPENVKFRNMFIEKIEDVALVLLLPLFFVFTGLRTQIGLLNDSHLWKIGGIIILTAVVGKFAGSALTAKFLKISWKDSLTIGALMNTRGLTELIVLNIGYDLGVLGPELFAMLVIMALFTTFMTGPCLDLINYLFKGKKSMIEEEDQTEDNDAKYRVLLSFETAKSGSTLLKLANNLTHKMNGNKSVTAMYIAPVDELHAFDIEDYEKDQFKHVIETSHELQLEVTTLFKASTDVESDLTSITNKGNYDLLLIMLGKSMYEGSLLGRLLGFTTKIINPEKLLNTVKGKGNIFNNSPFDDFTLQILDKTNIPVGVLVERGFKSADKVFVPIFNLSDFYLLEYAKRLINNNNSQIIILDVAGQIRNNIEVKELIRSIEQVAPNHITLYNEKKIEKEFLNSQDLMLISSKSWKGLIDTKSIWLSDIPSALIISNP; this comes from the coding sequence ATGAATTTGGGGAAATACAGAAATATAATTTTTTATATCGTTACAATCGCCGTTTTCTCTTGTCTGATGTACTTTTTCATGATAGAAGGTCAGACGTTGGAAGTAAAGGGAAACATTGTAGCTAAAACTAATGGCGGCTCAAGTTGGGATAACTTTGCCGAAGCATTCAAAACCAATATCCACCATCCTCTGGCATTACTTTTGGCTCAGATTGTTACAATCATCCTGGTAGCCAGACTTTTCGGATGGATCTGTATGAAAATAAAACAACCGACCGTAATTGGCGAAATGATCGCCGGTATTGTTTTGGGACCTTCTCTTTTAGGAATGTATTTTCCGGAATTTTCAGCATTTATCTTCCCGAAAGAATCACTGGGAAATTTACAGTTTTTAAGCCAGATCGGCCTGATCCTTTTCATGTACATCGTCGGTATGGAACTGGACTTGAGTATTCTAAGAAAAAAGGCCCATGATGCAGTGGTTATCAGCCACGCGAGTATTATTATTCCTTTTGCGTTAGGAATCGGACTTTCCTACTATATTTATCAGCAATTTGCACCGGCGGGAATCCAGTTTACCTCATTCTCTCTTTTCATTGCTATTTCAATGAGTATCACCGCATTCCCTGTTTTAGCGAGAATTGTTCAGGAACGTAACCTGCATAAAACGAAAATAGGAACCATTGTCATTACGTGTGCTGCGGCAGATGATATTACCGCATGGTGTATTCTGGCTGCTGTGATCGCCATTGTAAAAGCAGGCTCTTTCTCTGGTTCGGTATTTGTTATTTTAATGGCAATCCTGTACGTTTTCATTATGATCAAGGCAGTAAGACCATTCTTACAACGAATTGCAGAATCACAGAAAGGAAAAGGATTTATAAGCAAAGCATTGGTAGCTATATTTTTCCTTGTTCTTATCATTTCATCATATGCGACAGAGGTTATCGGAATTCACGCACTTTTCGGAGCATTTATGGCGGGTGCCATTATGCCTGAGAATGTAAAATTCAGGAATATGTTTATCGAAAAAATTGAAGACGTTGCATTGGTTTTATTACTTCCTCTGTTCTTTGTATTTACCGGATTAAGAACGCAGATCGGACTGCTTAATGACAGTCATCTCTGGAAAATAGGTGGAATCATTATTCTAACTGCAGTGGTAGGAAAATTTGCAGGAAGTGCACTTACCGCCAAATTTCTGAAAATAAGCTGGAAAGACAGTCTCACCATAGGAGCCTTAATGAATACCAGAGGGCTTACAGAGCTTATTGTTTTAAATATCGGTTATGATCTGGGAGTTTTAGGCCCTGAATTATTCGCTATGCTAGTGATCATGGCATTATTTACCACTTTTATGACCGGTCCTTGTCTCGATCTTATCAATTACCTTTTTAAAGGAAAAAAATCGATGATCGAAGAAGAAGACCAGACCGAAGATAATGATGCAAAATACAGGGTTCTTTTATCTTTTGAAACAGCAAAGTCAGGAAGTACACTTCTCAAACTGGCTAATAATCTTACCCATAAAATGAATGGAAACAAAAGCGTAACAGCAATGTATATTGCTCCCGTTGATGAACTCCATGCCTTCGATATTGAAGACTATGAAAAAGACCAGTTCAAGCATGTTATTGAAACATCCCACGAACTTCAGCTTGAAGTAACCACCCTCTTTAAAGCCTCCACCGATGTGGAGAGCGATCTCACAAGCATAACCAATAAAGGGAATTATGACCTCCTTCTGATTATGCTGGGAAAATCGATGTATGAAGGAAGTTTACTAGGTAGATTATTAGGTTTCACGACCAAAATTATCAATCCTGAAAAATTATTGAATACGGTAAAAGGAAAAGGAAATATCTTTAACAACTCTCCTTTCGACGATTTCACCCTTCAGATTTTAGACAAGACCAATATCCCTGTGGGAGTTCTCGTGGAACGAGGTTTCAAAAGCGCAGATAAAGTATTTGTCCCGATCTTCAATCTCAGCGATTTCTATCTTTTGGAATATGCTAAAAGGTTGATCAACAATAACAATTCACAGATCATTATTCTGGATGTTGCCGGACAAATCCGCAATAATATCGAAGTAAAAGAACTTATCAGAAGCATCGAACAGGTTGCCCCTAATCACATCACTTTATATAACGAGAAAAAGATCGAAAAGGAGTTTTTAAATTCCCAGGATCTTATGCTCATCAGCAGTAAAAGCTGGAAAGGATTGATCGATACCAAAAGTATCTGGCTATCCGACATCCCTTCCGCTCTTATAATATCTAATCCATAA
- a CDS encoding alpha/beta hydrolase, translated as MKIYIVSGLGADFKVLEKLQFPDHLEVVFIDWLIPGLNESFPEYVERMAVKIDDSEPFYLLGYSFGGIMVQEINKIKHAEKVVILGSIKSDKEKSKLIRAGQITGIPKMLPVRFFNEKSATAYSVMRKFFDPKNPKVLQYFRVKDPYYLKWSIEKISDWSFEENPDVIQILGDKDIVFPVKNSKPNYVIKGGTHLFPATKPKEVSKILNEIFQ; from the coding sequence ATGAAAATCTATATCGTAAGCGGACTTGGTGCAGACTTTAAAGTACTGGAAAAATTGCAGTTTCCGGATCATCTTGAAGTTGTGTTCATTGATTGGCTGATACCGGGGCTGAATGAGAGCTTTCCTGAATACGTAGAGAGAATGGCGGTTAAGATCGATGATTCTGAGCCATTTTATCTTTTAGGGTATTCTTTTGGTGGAATAATGGTGCAGGAGATCAATAAAATAAAGCATGCTGAAAAAGTAGTCATCTTAGGAAGCATAAAATCAGACAAAGAAAAATCTAAATTAATAAGAGCGGGACAAATCACCGGAATTCCTAAAATGCTGCCGGTTCGTTTTTTTAATGAGAAGAGCGCTACAGCTTATTCTGTGATGAGGAAGTTTTTTGATCCGAAGAACCCTAAGGTTTTACAATATTTTAGAGTCAAAGATCCTTATTACCTGAAATGGTCAATCGAGAAGATCTCTGACTGGAGCTTTGAAGAAAATCCTGATGTAATTCAGATATTAGGGGATAAGGATATTGTTTTTCCTGTGAAAAATTCAAAACCCAATTATGTTATTAAGGGAGGGACTCATCTTTTTCCGGCTACCAAACCAAAAGAAGTGTCGAAAATTTTAAATGAAATATTTCAATAA
- a CDS encoding YceI family protein has protein sequence MKRLLLFAMMCISISFVSAQRKFDKVSKVTSSEIRWWGYKVVKTVASSHSGTVKLKSGKFNFDKTVLVDGEFTIDMRSLMAGDVSDEDQIKLTNDLKSTNFFEVKKFPIAIFHLTKIIPLANSEYNSTVYGDVTIKGVRKTITFPANVYVTQFTVVVESAKFSLNRRDFKVFYQSSLKDYFIKDEMDIQFKVSTEKLDNDNRVPVKKK, from the coding sequence ATGAAAAGACTACTATTGTTTGCTATGATGTGTATAAGCATATCATTTGTTTCTGCTCAGAGAAAGTTTGATAAGGTTTCTAAAGTGACTTCTTCAGAGATCAGATGGTGGGGGTACAAAGTTGTAAAAACCGTTGCTTCATCACATTCCGGTACAGTAAAACTGAAAAGCGGGAAGTTCAATTTTGATAAGACGGTTTTGGTAGATGGTGAATTCACAATTGATATGAGAAGTTTGATGGCAGGAGATGTTTCTGATGAAGATCAGATCAAACTGACCAACGACCTTAAAAGCACTAATTTTTTTGAAGTTAAAAAATTCCCGATCGCGATATTTCATTTAACTAAAATTATTCCTCTGGCAAACAGTGAGTACAATTCAACGGTGTATGGAGATGTTACAATAAAAGGAGTTAGAAAGACGATTACTTTCCCTGCTAACGTATATGTTACCCAATTTACTGTAGTCGTAGAATCTGCTAAATTTTCATTGAACAGAAGAGATTTCAAAGTATTCTATCAGTCTTCATTGAAGGATTATTTCATTAAGGACGAAATGGATATTCAGTTTAAAGTTTCTACAGAAAAGTTAGATAATGATAACAGAGTTCCTGTAAAGAAAAAATAA
- a CDS encoding prephenate dehydrogenase has product MKISIIGVGLIGGSIALKLREKGIADFIYGIDNSSRHLDEALNLKIIDAKVDLEYGIKNSDLVIIAIPVDSARKLLPTVLDLVSDDQTVMDAGSTKAGIVNGVKDHPKRSRFVAFHPMWGTENSGPKSAIAESFSGKAGVICNKEESAADALALVQQIVEGLDMHLIYMNAEDHDVHTAYISHISHITSYALANTVLEKEREEDTIFQLASSGFSSTVRLAKSHPEMWVPIFKQNKENVLDVLNEHISQLRKFKAALEKENYEYLTELISNANKIRGILDK; this is encoded by the coding sequence ATGAAAATAAGCATTATTGGTGTGGGACTCATTGGGGGTTCTATTGCTTTAAAACTAAGAGAAAAAGGGATCGCGGATTTTATATACGGAATAGATAACAGCAGCAGGCATCTTGACGAAGCATTAAACCTGAAGATCATCGATGCTAAAGTAGATCTGGAATATGGTATTAAAAATTCAGATTTAGTTATTATTGCGATTCCCGTTGATTCTGCAAGGAAACTTTTACCAACCGTTTTGGATCTGGTTTCAGATGACCAAACTGTCATGGATGCAGGATCCACCAAAGCAGGAATTGTAAATGGCGTAAAAGACCATCCGAAAAGATCAAGATTTGTAGCATTTCACCCGATGTGGGGTACGGAGAACAGTGGTCCAAAATCAGCTATCGCTGAGAGTTTCTCAGGGAAAGCAGGAGTGATCTGTAATAAAGAAGAATCTGCTGCTGATGCATTGGCCCTTGTCCAGCAAATTGTGGAAGGTCTTGATATGCATCTTATCTATATGAATGCGGAAGATCATGATGTTCATACCGCATACATCTCCCATATTTCACATATTACGTCTTATGCATTAGCGAATACGGTTTTAGAAAAAGAAAGGGAGGAAGATACTATTTTTCAGTTGGCGAGTTCCGGTTTTTCAAGCACGGTGCGTTTAGCAAAGTCGCATCCTGAGATGTGGGTTCCGATCTTTAAGCAAAACAAAGAAAATGTCTTAGATGTTCTTAATGAGCATATTTCCCAGCTTAGAAAATTTAAAGCTGCTTTAGAAAAAGAAAATTACGAATACTTAACGGAGCTGATCTCCAATGCTAATAAAATAAGAGGAATACTTGATAAGTAA
- a CDS encoding YceI family protein, whose amino-acid sequence MKKIFLLAVLASGLVFGQSKKVVASDIHWWGYKVAKSEASSHDGTVKVKSGNLIMKGNDVVGGSFVLDMTSITSTDLTGEYQTKLNGHLKTGDFFEVEKYPTAAFKITSVKKNDDKIYNSLVTGDLTVKGKTSSISFPAKIAYSKGVASLVSNKFSFDRQKFDVAYKSTMQDVFVKDDIDMLVKVTAK is encoded by the coding sequence ATGAAAAAAATATTTTTATTAGCAGTTTTAGCTAGCGGATTGGTTTTCGGACAGTCAAAAAAAGTAGTAGCATCTGACATTCACTGGTGGGGATACAAAGTAGCAAAATCTGAGGCAAGTTCTCATGATGGTACTGTAAAAGTAAAGTCAGGAAATTTAATCATGAAAGGGAATGATGTTGTAGGCGGATCTTTTGTTCTTGATATGACTTCTATTACTTCTACAGACCTTACAGGAGAATATCAGACTAAATTAAATGGTCACCTTAAAACAGGAGATTTCTTTGAGGTTGAAAAATATCCGACAGCTGCTTTTAAAATTACTTCTGTAAAGAAAAATGATGATAAAATCTACAATTCTTTAGTAACAGGAGATCTTACAGTAAAAGGAAAAACAAGCAGTATTTCTTTCCCTGCGAAAATTGCTTACAGCAAAGGAGTAGCGAGTTTAGTGTCTAATAAATTCTCTTTCGACAGACAAAAATTTGATGTTGCTTATAAATCAACAATGCAAGACGTTTTTGTGAAAGATGATATCGATATGCTTGTAAAAGTGACTGCTAAATAA
- a CDS encoding glucokinase, with protein sequence MNLNPKFPLYLPGVKDSSNNDVSIIGANLREDITTLGYYVSGNGGLDIKIQTSYPTKEHGSFPEILKKFIQENQLTNVKRLGIAVPGPVLNGKSSPVRLGWSFDVEEFKNEFGFDKVDMLNDLEASAYGMGLLEDSDLDAIYTSGHLEKGNVAILAPGNGLGEAGYFFDGKYLRPFATEGGHSEFSPRTNVEVEFYQFLNNIYGIVSWENVLSKTGLFNIYRFLRDVKRHPEPEWLADRLANGNFSKEIYKAAVEEDVLICKIALDTFLEFLAREANNLTLKLKATGGLFISGDIPQMLNEYMDKAKFYEKFKISDKMEDMLRNIPIYLTKNNLTGLHGVALYTAYYQ encoded by the coding sequence ATGAATTTGAATCCAAAATTTCCCCTTTATTTACCGGGTGTAAAAGACAGTAGTAATAATGATGTATCTATCATTGGAGCAAACTTGCGTGAAGATATTACGACATTAGGATATTACGTCTCTGGTAACGGAGGACTTGATATAAAAATACAGACAAGCTATCCAACGAAAGAGCACGGCTCTTTCCCGGAAATCCTGAAAAAATTTATTCAGGAGAATCAGCTTACTAATGTAAAGCGTTTAGGGATTGCGGTTCCGGGACCTGTTCTTAATGGGAAAAGTAGCCCTGTAAGGTTAGGCTGGAGTTTCGATGTTGAAGAATTTAAAAATGAATTCGGGTTCGACAAAGTAGATATGCTTAATGACTTAGAAGCTTCTGCTTATGGAATGGGGCTTCTTGAAGACAGTGATTTAGACGCGATTTATACAAGCGGGCATTTAGAAAAAGGGAATGTTGCCATCCTTGCTCCAGGAAACGGACTGGGAGAAGCCGGCTATTTCTTTGATGGAAAATATTTGAGACCTTTTGCTACTGAAGGTGGTCATTCTGAGTTTTCACCCAGAACAAATGTTGAAGTGGAATTCTATCAGTTCTTAAATAACATTTATGGAATTGTAAGCTGGGAAAATGTTCTTTCTAAAACAGGACTATTTAACATTTATAGATTCCTGCGAGATGTAAAAAGACATCCTGAACCTGAATGGCTGGCTGATCGTCTTGCGAATGGTAATTTTTCAAAAGAGATTTATAAAGCGGCTGTAGAAGAGGATGTACTGATCTGTAAAATTGCTCTGGATACATTCCTGGAGTTCCTGGCAAGAGAGGCTAATAACCTTACGCTAAAACTTAAAGCTACCGGAGGTCTATTCATTTCAGGAGATATTCCACAAATGTTGAATGAATATATGGATAAGGCTAAATTCTACGAGAAATTTAAGATAAGTGACAAAATGGAGGATATGCTGCGAAACATTCCAATCTATCTGACCAAGAATAATCTTACAGGATTACATGGCGTCGCTCTTTATACTGCTTATTATCAATAA